Proteins encoded within one genomic window of Xylophilus sp. GOD-11R:
- a CDS encoding NIPSNAP family protein translates to MIHELRIYHCVPGRLPALHERFRNHTLGFWQKHGIRQLGFWTTLIGPTNHSLTYLLQWESLAEREQKWNAFQADQEWIKVRAASEATQSIVKSIENQILVPTDYSALK, encoded by the coding sequence ATGATTCATGAACTGCGCATCTACCACTGCGTGCCCGGCCGCCTGCCCGCGCTGCACGAGCGTTTTCGCAACCACACGCTGGGCTTCTGGCAGAAGCACGGCATACGCCAACTGGGTTTCTGGACCACGCTGATCGGCCCGACCAACCACTCGCTGACCTACCTGCTGCAGTGGGAGAGCCTGGCCGAGCGTGAGCAGAAATGGAACGCCTTCCAGGCCGACCAGGAGTGGATCAAAGTGCGGGCCGCATCCGAGGCCACGCAGTCGATCGTCAAGAGCATCGAGAACCAGATCCTCGTGCCGACCGACTACTCCGCGCTGAAGTAG
- a CDS encoding cupin domain-containing protein codes for MKVFRGRSEGAVSEQRSATFSGIVYADPIMPKQDGVMIGHVFFTPGSRTYWHTHEVGQVLTVTSGRGFVCLDGETPLEIRQGDVVWIPADERHWHGAATDSFMSHIATSIGETRWEEEVEQAVYAAAR; via the coding sequence ATGAAAGTCTTCCGCGGGCGCTCCGAAGGCGCCGTTTCCGAGCAGCGCTCGGCCACCTTCAGCGGCATCGTCTACGCCGATCCCATCATGCCCAAGCAGGACGGCGTGATGATCGGCCACGTGTTCTTCACGCCCGGCTCACGCACCTACTGGCACACCCACGAGGTGGGGCAGGTGCTCACGGTGACCAGCGGCCGTGGCTTCGTCTGCCTCGACGGCGAGACGCCGCTGGAGATCCGCCAGGGCGACGTGGTGTGGATACCGGCCGACGAGCGCCACTGGCACGGCGCCGCCACCGACAGCTTCATGTCGCACATCGCCACCTCCATCGGCGAGACCCGCTGGGAGGAAGAAGTGGAGCAAGCGGTGTATGCCGCCGCCCGCTGA
- a CDS encoding NAD(P)-dependent oxidoreductase, with the protein MGGRMTRRLVDAGISVLGFDAAPGRAEAAGAAPASDIAQVMAHADVVMLSLPDSRVVEAVVEGDQGVLAGVRAGQTVIDLSTAATSSTQRLAQRFRKAGAFYIDAGISGGAAAAEKGRLTLMMGGEHDAIEAIRWALAPIATKALRMGDSGAGHTTKLLNNFLNAIALSATAEVMVAGKKAGLDLGQLLEILNSSSGVNFATQNRFPSIVRGDYLEGGLSSRLMTKDVVLYVDLLHSLGVSSLNASGPMASFGLATALGYGELISNRVVDAIGDVSGHVRLHTPPPGEAT; encoded by the coding sequence ATGGGCGGGCGCATGACGCGGCGGCTGGTCGATGCCGGCATTTCGGTGCTGGGCTTCGACGCCGCGCCGGGCCGTGCGGAGGCGGCGGGTGCGGCGCCGGCGAGCGACATCGCGCAGGTGATGGCGCATGCCGACGTGGTGATGCTGTCGCTGCCCGACAGCAGGGTCGTCGAGGCGGTGGTGGAGGGCGACCAGGGCGTGCTGGCTGGCGTGCGTGCCGGCCAGACGGTCATCGACCTGAGCACGGCCGCGACCAGTTCCACCCAGCGCCTGGCACAGCGGTTCAGGAAAGCCGGCGCGTTCTATATCGATGCGGGCATTTCCGGTGGCGCGGCCGCGGCGGAGAAGGGCCGGCTCACCTTGATGATGGGCGGCGAGCACGACGCCATCGAGGCGATCCGCTGGGCACTGGCACCCATCGCCACCAAGGCCTTGCGCATGGGCGACAGCGGCGCCGGCCACACCACCAAGCTGCTCAACAACTTCCTCAACGCGATCGCCCTGTCGGCGACTGCCGAGGTGATGGTCGCGGGCAAGAAGGCCGGGCTCGACCTGGGCCAGTTGCTGGAGATCCTCAACAGCAGCAGCGGCGTGAACTTCGCCACGCAGAACCGCTTTCCGTCCATCGTGCGGGGCGACTACCTCGAAGGCGGCCTCAGCAGCCGGCTGATGACCAAGGACGTGGTGCTGTATGTCGACCTGCTGCATTCGCTGGGCGTCAGCTCGCTCAACGCATCCGGCCCCATGGCCAGCTTCGGCCTGGCCACGGCGCTGGGCTACGGGGAGTTGATCAGCAACCGGGTGGTCGATGCCATCGGCGATGTTTCCGGCCATGTGCGGCTGCATACCCCACCACCAGGAGAAGCGACATGA
- a CDS encoding carboxymuconolactone decarboxylase family protein codes for MDEKSMFDVGFANRQKVLGAAHVQKSWDAADDFNRPMQKLVTEYCWGEIWGDPTLSLKTRSMLNLAMLTALSQHHELSVHVKGALTNGVTREEIRAVLMQAAIYCGAPLGLAAFRVASDAIKAWDAAQAPQA; via the coding sequence ATGGACGAAAAAAGCATGTTCGACGTGGGATTCGCCAACCGCCAAAAAGTGTTGGGCGCAGCGCATGTGCAGAAGTCGTGGGACGCGGCCGATGACTTCAATCGACCCATGCAGAAGCTTGTCACCGAATACTGCTGGGGCGAGATCTGGGGCGATCCGACGCTCTCGCTGAAAACGCGCAGCATGCTCAATCTGGCCATGCTGACGGCCTTGAGCCAGCACCACGAACTGTCGGTCCACGTGAAGGGCGCCCTGACCAACGGGGTGACGCGCGAGGAGATTCGTGCGGTGCTGATGCAGGCCGCCATCTATTGCGGCGCACCCCTCGGACTCGCCGCCTTCCGCGTGGCCTCCGACGCCATCAAGGCCTGGGACGCCGCGCAGGCGCCGCAGGCCTGA
- a CDS encoding transglutaminase family protein has translation MSAVINPRPTVIRCDLEYEVATPSHFIFNIQCAYSADQYVAFEALTVDPLITLQTSWDPVTGNRIFRCNASPGTLRIRYDATVQISRNTDGGNDYESEVADVPDLVLPYLMPSRFCPSDTMSQEAQRLFGQVPRGRHRVDTICQWIRDNIAYRIGTSNPTTTALDAYEQQAGVCRDFAHLTITFCRALNIPARLVGGYCHFAEPPQDFHAVVEVWLGGRWVMFDPTLLALPENIVRVATGLDAKNTAFSTMYGTMLMSHMHIQVNHDGEPALDNPDPIQATVRRAGT, from the coding sequence ATGTCGGCCGTCATCAACCCCCGCCCCACCGTCATCCGTTGCGACCTCGAATACGAAGTCGCCACGCCGTCCCACTTCATCTTCAATATCCAGTGCGCCTACAGCGCCGACCAGTACGTCGCCTTCGAGGCGCTGACGGTCGATCCGCTGATCACGCTGCAGACCAGCTGGGACCCGGTCACCGGCAACCGCATCTTTCGATGCAACGCGAGCCCCGGCACGCTGCGCATCCGCTACGACGCGACGGTGCAGATCAGCCGCAACACCGACGGCGGCAACGACTACGAGTCCGAGGTGGCCGACGTGCCCGACCTGGTGCTGCCCTACCTCATGCCCAGCCGCTTCTGCCCCTCGGACACCATGAGCCAGGAGGCCCAGCGCCTGTTCGGCCAGGTGCCGCGCGGCCGCCACCGGGTCGACACCATCTGCCAGTGGATCCGCGACAACATCGCCTACCGCATCGGCACCAGCAACCCGACCACCACCGCGCTCGACGCCTACGAGCAGCAGGCCGGCGTCTGCCGCGACTTCGCCCACCTCACCATCACCTTCTGCCGCGCGCTCAACATCCCGGCACGGCTGGTCGGCGGTTATTGCCATTTCGCGGAGCCGCCGCAGGACTTCCACGCGGTGGTCGAGGTGTGGCTGGGCGGGCGCTGGGTGATGTTCGATCCGACCCTGCTGGCGCTGCCCGAGAACATCGTGCGGGTGGCCACCGGCCTGGACGCCAAGAACACCGCGTTTTCCACCATGTACGGCACCATGCTGATGTCGCACATGCACATCCAGGTCAATCACGACGGCGAACCCGCGCTGGACAACCCGGATCCGATCCAGGCCACCGTGCGCCGCGCCGGCACCTAG
- a CDS encoding LysR family transcriptional regulator: MSAHLDPTSLRLFVRVAELGTIAAAAEREHLSAAAVSKRLSEIEGALHTPVLTRTNKGVEPTAAGRALLALARSALHELDQVSVQMQDYASGVRGLVRLTASMSALTQFLPGHLQGFLAAHPEVQLQIDEKTSSQIPKAVAENATDIGIYLPVQPGPPLQTFAYASDRLVLVTAPGHALARHRQIALADTLAYDFVGLHTGSAINTQLAGFTRAAQRSWRLRMQVTSFDALCLMVSAGMGVAVLPQVVAERNALTTPLALVALTDASAQRDFLIGVRSLEALPRAAQLLVEHLRAAAG, encoded by the coding sequence ATGAGCGCCCACCTGGACCCGACCTCGCTGCGCCTGTTCGTGCGCGTGGCCGAACTCGGCACCATCGCGGCGGCGGCCGAGCGCGAGCACCTGTCGGCGGCGGCCGTGAGCAAGCGTTTGAGCGAGATCGAGGGCGCGCTCCATACGCCGGTGCTCACCCGCACCAACAAGGGCGTGGAGCCCACGGCCGCCGGTCGAGCGCTGCTGGCATTGGCGCGCAGCGCGCTGCACGAGCTCGACCAGGTGTCGGTGCAGATGCAGGACTACGCCTCCGGTGTGCGCGGCCTGGTACGACTGACCGCCAGCATGTCGGCGCTGACCCAGTTCCTGCCCGGCCACCTGCAGGGCTTTCTGGCAGCGCATCCGGAGGTGCAGCTGCAGATCGACGAGAAGACCAGCTCGCAGATCCCCAAGGCCGTGGCCGAGAACGCGACCGACATCGGCATCTACCTGCCGGTGCAGCCCGGCCCGCCGCTGCAGACCTTCGCCTACGCCAGCGACCGGCTGGTGCTGGTGACCGCGCCCGGCCACGCGCTGGCGCGGCATCGTCAAATCGCGCTGGCCGACACCCTGGCCTACGACTTCGTCGGCCTGCACACCGGCAGCGCCATCAACACCCAGCTGGCCGGCTTCACCCGCGCCGCGCAACGCTCATGGCGACTGCGCATGCAGGTGACGAGCTTCGACGCGCTCTGCCTCATGGTGAGCGCGGGCATGGGCGTGGCGGTGTTGCCGCAGGTGGTGGCCGAGCGCAATGCGCTGACCACGCCCCTGGCGCTGGTGGCGCTGACGGATGCGTCGGCGCAGCGCGATTTCTTGATTGGCGTGCGCAGCCTGGAGGCGCTGCCGCGTGCGGCGCAACTGCTGGTGGAGCACCTGCGGGCGGCGGCGGGCTGA
- a CDS encoding glutaredoxin domain-containing protein, whose protein sequence is MEMSTPARIKVFWQPGCSSCLRTKEFLTQQGIDFESIDVHNDPDGAAQLRALGARSVPVVALGGKYTLCQSFGDVVKFLDLKTKLMDPLPPDQLVAKLELVLTAAARYTLQFPEAALRETFRDRNRTPAGTAFHVFRVAEMGLQAAQQIELQFEGFNDVPPDDWSAQDIADWGLQVRDRLLAWWAQETDRSASYTVPTYYGRRTLHDVLERTAWHAAQHTRQLILMLESHGVLADRPLSSEDLAGLPVPDKVWDR, encoded by the coding sequence ATGGAGATGTCCACCCCCGCCCGCATCAAGGTGTTCTGGCAGCCCGGCTGCTCGTCGTGCCTGCGCACCAAGGAATTCCTGACCCAGCAGGGCATCGACTTCGAATCGATCGATGTCCACAACGATCCCGACGGCGCCGCGCAATTGCGGGCGCTGGGCGCGCGCAGCGTGCCGGTGGTGGCGCTGGGCGGCAAGTACACGCTCTGCCAGTCCTTCGGCGACGTGGTGAAGTTTCTCGACCTGAAGACCAAGCTGATGGACCCGCTGCCGCCGGACCAGCTCGTCGCCAAGCTCGAACTGGTGCTGACCGCCGCCGCCCGCTACACCCTGCAGTTCCCCGAAGCCGCCCTGCGCGAGACCTTCCGCGACCGCAACCGCACGCCCGCCGGCACCGCCTTCCACGTGTTCCGCGTGGCCGAGATGGGCCTGCAGGCCGCCCAGCAGATCGAATTGCAGTTCGAGGGCTTCAACGACGTGCCGCCCGACGACTGGAGCGCCCAGGACATCGCCGACTGGGGCCTGCAGGTGCGCGACCGCCTGCTGGCCTGGTGGGCGCAGGAAACCGATCGCTCGGCCAGCTACACCGTGCCCACCTACTACGGCCGCCGCACCCTGCACGACGTGCTGGAGCGCACCGCCTGGCACGCGGCGCAGCACACCCGGCAGCTGATCCTGATGCTGGAGAGCCACGGCGTGCTGGCCGACCGGCCGCTGAGCTCGGAAGACCTGGCGGGCCTGCCGGTGCCCGACAAGGTCTGGGACCGCTAG
- a CDS encoding tripartite tricarboxylate transporter substrate binding protein produces MNPALASRRSALAAMACGLLPFAAPTAHAQGNGPQGYPNKPVRIVVPFAPGGGGDAVVRNIVEKLGERLGQQVIIDNKPGASGYIGAQLVTSAIPDGYTLLMGFDGSLVVAPNMIKAPFDASTDFAPVTKLNDASLIIAVNPALGVRNLKELIEVSKTRPGGVQFGSSGAGTTTHLAGELLAIRSGMKVTHVPYKGGGQAVTDVVSGQLPMIITVIPTIAGFIQDQRLVPIAVTGPRRSSSLPDVPTVSESGVRDFDVTSWYGILAPAKTPAAITHYLQKEIAAVLALPEVRERYAKGGFEPVGNTPEQFAVQIKDDLARWGKVVKDASIRVD; encoded by the coding sequence ATGAACCCCGCCCTCGCCTCCCGTCGATCCGCCCTGGCCGCCATGGCCTGCGGCCTGCTGCCCTTCGCCGCGCCCACGGCCCATGCCCAGGGCAACGGGCCGCAGGGCTATCCCAACAAGCCGGTGCGCATCGTGGTGCCCTTCGCGCCCGGTGGTGGTGGCGACGCGGTGGTACGCAACATCGTCGAGAAGCTCGGCGAGCGGCTGGGCCAGCAGGTCATCATCGACAACAAGCCCGGCGCTTCCGGCTACATCGGCGCGCAGCTCGTGACCTCGGCGATTCCCGACGGCTACACCCTGCTGATGGGCTTCGACGGCTCGCTGGTGGTGGCGCCCAACATGATCAAGGCGCCCTTCGACGCCTCGACCGACTTCGCGCCCGTCACCAAGCTCAACGACGCCTCGCTGATCATCGCGGTCAATCCCGCGCTCGGCGTGCGCAACCTCAAGGAGCTGATCGAAGTCTCCAAGACGCGGCCCGGCGGCGTGCAGTTCGGCTCCTCGGGCGCCGGCACCACCACCCACCTGGCCGGCGAGCTGCTCGCCATCCGCTCCGGCATGAAGGTCACCCACGTGCCCTACAAGGGTGGCGGCCAGGCGGTGACCGACGTGGTCAGCGGTCAGCTGCCGATGATCATCACCGTCATTCCGACCATCGCCGGCTTCATCCAGGACCAGCGCCTGGTGCCGATCGCGGTCACCGGCCCGCGTCGCTCCAGCTCGCTGCCGGACGTGCCGACGGTGAGCGAATCCGGCGTGCGCGACTTCGACGTCACCTCCTGGTACGGCATCCTGGCGCCGGCCAAGACGCCGGCGGCCATCACCCACTACCTGCAGAAGGAGATCGCCGCGGTGCTGGCCCTGCCCGAAGTGCGGGAGCGTTATGCCAAGGGCGGGTTCGAGCCGGTAGGCAACACGCCCGAGCAGTTCGCGGTGCAGATCAAGGACGATCTCGCCCGCTGGGGCAAGGTGGTCAAGGACGCCAGCATCCGCGTCGACTGA
- a CDS encoding acyl-CoA dehydrogenase, whose protein sequence is MSYTAPVQDLLFDIAHLADLDAIAALPGFEDAGLDTADAVLTQCARFAEDVVAPLNASGDRDPPRHAAGEVTASPGFAAAYRQFVDGGWQGLAHPPGFGGQGLPCTIAAACAEMLHAADLSFALCPMLTDGAIDALLIAGSEELKSTYLPRLVSGEWTGTMNLTEPQAGSDLSQVRTRADDAGDGSWRLFGTKIFITWGEHDMAGNVVHLVLARIAGAPEGVKGISLFLVPKFIPDADGRPGVRNDVRCQSIEHKLGIRASPTAVLQFGGNDGPGMDGAGARGWLVGEPNRGLETMFIMMNSARYAVGIQGVAVAGRAYQKAVAYARERVQGRPVDGSAAQPVAIVEHPDVRRLLMTVRALVEGARAMACVAAAAHDRAIAHPDAAERTRQRALHQYLVPLVKGFSTEMSLEATSLSLQVFGGMGFIEETGIAQHYRDARILTIYEGTTAIQANDLVGRKTVRDGGAAARAVAAGIAETEAALKASGSGAALAVLGRLSAARWAFEEVVDFMLEKSREDIAAAYGGSVPYLMLAGNLVCGWQMARALLAAEASIAAGQGDNAFLQAKVATAVFYAAHLLPRTAGLREAIVEGADAVGALATEAF, encoded by the coding sequence ATGAGCTACACCGCCCCGGTCCAGGACCTGCTGTTCGACATCGCCCATCTCGCCGATCTCGACGCCATCGCCGCGCTGCCCGGCTTCGAGGACGCCGGCCTCGACACGGCCGACGCGGTGCTCACGCAATGCGCCCGCTTCGCCGAAGACGTGGTGGCGCCGCTCAACGCCAGCGGCGACCGTGATCCGCCACGCCATGCCGCCGGCGAAGTGACCGCCTCGCCCGGCTTCGCGGCCGCCTATCGCCAGTTCGTGGACGGCGGCTGGCAGGGCCTGGCGCATCCGCCGGGTTTCGGCGGCCAGGGCCTGCCGTGCACCATCGCCGCCGCCTGCGCCGAGATGCTGCATGCGGCCGACCTGAGCTTCGCGCTCTGCCCCATGCTCACCGACGGCGCCATCGACGCCCTGCTGATCGCCGGCAGCGAGGAACTGAAGTCCACCTATCTGCCGCGACTGGTCAGCGGCGAGTGGACCGGCACCATGAACCTCACCGAACCGCAGGCCGGCAGCGATCTGTCGCAGGTGCGCACCCGCGCCGACGATGCCGGCGACGGCAGCTGGCGGCTGTTCGGCACCAAGATCTTCATCACCTGGGGCGAGCACGACATGGCCGGCAACGTGGTGCACCTGGTGCTGGCGCGTATCGCCGGCGCGCCGGAGGGCGTGAAGGGCATCAGCCTATTCCTGGTGCCCAAGTTCATCCCCGACGCGGACGGTCGGCCGGGCGTGCGCAACGACGTTCGCTGCCAGTCGATCGAGCACAAGCTGGGCATTCGCGCCTCGCCCACGGCGGTACTGCAGTTCGGCGGCAACGACGGCCCGGGCATGGACGGCGCGGGCGCCCGGGGCTGGCTGGTGGGAGAGCCCAACCGTGGGCTGGAAACCATGTTCATCATGATGAATTCGGCCCGCTACGCCGTCGGCATCCAGGGCGTGGCGGTGGCCGGGCGCGCCTACCAGAAGGCGGTGGCCTATGCCCGCGAGCGGGTGCAGGGGCGGCCGGTGGACGGCTCGGCCGCGCAGCCGGTCGCGATCGTCGAGCACCCCGACGTGCGCCGGCTGCTGATGACGGTGCGGGCGCTGGTGGAGGGCGCGCGCGCCATGGCCTGCGTGGCCGCCGCCGCGCACGACCGGGCGATTGCGCATCCCGATGCGGCCGAGCGGACACGCCAACGGGCGCTGCACCAATATCTGGTGCCGCTGGTCAAGGGCTTTTCCACCGAGATGAGCCTGGAGGCGACGTCGCTGTCGCTGCAGGTGTTCGGCGGCATGGGCTTCATCGAGGAAACCGGCATCGCGCAGCATTACCGCGACGCGCGCATCCTGACCATCTACGAGGGCACCACCGCGATCCAGGCCAACGACCTGGTCGGCCGCAAGACGGTGCGTGACGGCGGGGCGGCGGCGCGGGCGGTGGCCGCCGGCATCGCGGAAACCGAGGCCGCGCTCAAGGCCAGCGGCTCGGGCGCGGCGCTGGCGGTGCTCGGCCGGCTGTCGGCGGCGCGTTGGGCGTTCGAGGAGGTGGTCGACTTCATGCTGGAGAAGTCGCGCGAGGACATCGCGGCGGCCTATGGCGGCTCGGTGCCCTACCTGATGCTGGCCGGCAACCTGGTCTGCGGATGGCAGATGGCGCGCGCCCTGCTGGCGGCCGAAGCGTCGATCGCGGCGGGGCAAGGCGACAACGCCTTCCTGCAGGCCAAGGTGGCCACGGCAGTTTTCTACGCAGCGCATCTGCTGCCGCGCACCGCCGGGTTGCGCGAAGCGATCGTGGAAGGGGCCGACGCGGTCGGGGCCCTGGCGACCGAGGCGTTCTGA
- a CDS encoding tripartite tricarboxylate transporter substrate binding protein: MASVAGLPGVVRAQEFPNKPIRLVVPFSPGGVADTGARVVAERLGQRLGQQVVVDNRPGASGNIGTQMVAAAPPDGYTLLLGFDGTMVINPHVYASVPFDTVRDFAPVSKIGDAVLIIVTHPSVPVKTLPELVAYSKATAGGVSYGSAGTGSTPHLGGELLKQRTGANFVHVPYKGGGQALADLVGGTLPMLYTAVAGAYPFVQKGQARAIAVSSAKRLPSLPDVPTVAESVPGFEINSWIGIFAPVKTPRPVVDRLQRELKEVVNETAIRERLAALGIEASGNSPDAFGRQVREDLDKYSTIVKDSKIRVD; encoded by the coding sequence CTGGCCAGCGTGGCGGGCCTGCCAGGCGTCGTCCGGGCGCAGGAATTTCCGAACAAGCCGATCCGCCTGGTCGTGCCCTTCTCGCCCGGCGGGGTGGCCGACACCGGCGCACGCGTGGTGGCCGAGCGGCTCGGCCAGCGCCTGGGCCAGCAGGTCGTGGTGGACAACCGGCCGGGCGCCTCCGGCAACATCGGCACCCAGATGGTCGCCGCCGCCCCGCCCGACGGCTACACCCTGCTGCTGGGCTTCGACGGCACCATGGTGATCAACCCCCATGTCTATGCCAGCGTGCCCTTCGATACGGTGCGCGACTTCGCGCCGGTCAGCAAGATCGGCGACGCGGTGCTGATCATCGTCACCCATCCGTCGGTGCCGGTGAAGACGCTGCCGGAGCTCGTCGCCTATTCCAAGGCGACCGCCGGCGGCGTGTCGTACGGCAGTGCCGGCACCGGCAGCACGCCGCATCTGGGCGGCGAGCTGCTCAAGCAGCGCACCGGCGCGAACTTCGTGCACGTGCCCTACAAGGGCGGCGGCCAGGCGCTGGCCGACCTGGTCGGCGGCACCTTGCCGATGCTCTACACGGCAGTGGCCGGCGCCTATCCCTTCGTGCAGAAGGGGCAGGCGCGGGCGATCGCGGTGTCGAGCGCCAAGCGCCTGCCGTCGTTGCCCGACGTGCCGACGGTGGCCGAATCGGTGCCGGGCTTCGAGATCAACTCGTGGATCGGCATCTTCGCGCCGGTCAAGACGCCGCGGCCGGTGGTCGACCGGTTGCAGCGCGAGCTCAAGGAGGTGGTCAATGAGACCGCGATCCGCGAGCGGCTCGCAGCGCTGGGCATCGAGGCTTCGGGTAACAGCCCGGATGCGTTCGGCCGCCAGGTGCGCGAGGATCTGGACAAGTACTCGACCATCGTCAAGGACTCCAAGATCCGTGTCGACTGA